The Euphorbia lathyris chromosome 2, ddEupLath1.1, whole genome shotgun sequence genome includes a window with the following:
- the LOC136216566 gene encoding early light-induced protein 1, chloroplastic-like, whose translation MAVVATSSILSSPMMRTLSSRACVSPQFLAAPSRHRSVRFSTSVKCMSQENKNDIQKKQKFSDILAFSGPAPERINGRLAMIGFVAAVAVELANGHDLLSQVSDGGVTWFVGSSVLLSLASLIPLLKGVSVESKSDGFMTSDAELWNGRIAMLGLVALAFTEYVKGGAFI comes from the exons ATGGCCGTAGTAGCAACATCAAGTATTCTTAGCAGCCCAATGATGCGTACATTATCTAGCAGAGCCTGTGTTAGTCCTCAATTCCTCGCAGCCCCTTCCAGACACAGAAGTGTTAGGTTTTCTACTTCTGTTAAATGCATGTCTCAG GAGAATAAAAATGACatccagaagaagcagaagttttCAGACATATTGGCATTTAGCGGGCCAGCTCCGGAAAGGATCAACGGCAGATTAGCTATGATAGGCTTTGTAGCTGCTGTGGCTGTTGAGCTAGCCAATGGTCATGATTTGTTGAGTCAAGTATCAGATGGTGGAGTCACATGGTTCGTAGGATCAAGTGTGTTGCTCTCACTTGCATCTTTGATACCATTGTTGAAAGGAGTGAGTGTTGAATCTAAATCAGATGGGTTCATGACTTCTGATGCTGAGCTTTGGAATGGGAGGATTGCTATGTTGGGACTTGTTGCTTTGGCATTTACAGAGTATGTCAAGGGTGGAGCTTTCATCTGA